A region from the Saccharomonospora azurea NA-128 genome encodes:
- a CDS encoding polysaccharide deacetylase family protein, translating to MDLRPILILIAVASVAAGCTTHTVAPEASPHGTGVPPAALGEAPPPPGPREVGANELGVVPVLMYHRVVPDPTSVYDRTPEDFRAELQRLADEDYVPVTTAELATGRLDLPAGTHPVVLTFDDGDPSTLRMEGDAVAPDTAIGVLLEVARDNPGFRPTASVYVNEEPFGGGQAGRRALRWLVDNGFEVGNHTLGHTNLGTASPEAAEQAIAEGDALIREVVPAYEPASLALPFGVRPSPAELARSGDGYDYRAVLLVGSNPAPSPFAREFDPSAVPRIRSQGPGGPEAEFGSTVWLDRLAGSGQLYTSDGDPRRISYPRGDDTLNPEFAEAAAPY from the coding sequence ATGGACCTTCGACCCATCCTGATCCTCATCGCGGTGGCGTCGGTCGCCGCGGGGTGCACCACCCACACGGTCGCGCCCGAAGCGAGTCCACACGGGACCGGCGTGCCGCCCGCCGCCCTGGGGGAGGCGCCGCCTCCACCCGGCCCTCGGGAGGTCGGCGCGAACGAACTGGGCGTCGTTCCGGTGCTCATGTACCACCGCGTCGTGCCGGACCCCACGTCGGTGTACGACAGGACTCCCGAGGATTTCCGGGCGGAGTTGCAGCGCCTCGCCGACGAGGACTACGTGCCGGTCACCACCGCCGAGTTGGCCACGGGGCGGCTGGACCTGCCCGCCGGTACTCACCCCGTGGTGCTGACGTTCGACGACGGTGACCCGAGCACCCTGCGGATGGAGGGCGACGCCGTCGCCCCCGACACGGCGATCGGGGTGTTGCTGGAGGTCGCGCGGGACAACCCGGGGTTCCGGCCCACCGCGAGCGTCTACGTCAACGAGGAGCCCTTCGGAGGCGGGCAGGCCGGTCGGCGGGCACTGCGCTGGCTGGTCGACAACGGCTTCGAGGTCGGCAATCACACTCTCGGCCACACCAACCTCGGCACGGCCTCGCCGGAGGCGGCCGAACAGGCCATCGCCGAGGGTGACGCGCTGATCCGCGAGGTGGTTCCGGCCTATGAACCCGCGTCGCTCGCGCTGCCGTTCGGCGTTCGACCGAGTCCTGCCGAGCTCGCGCGCAGCGGTGACGGCTACGACTACCGGGCGGTGCTCCTGGTGGGGTCGAACCCCGCGCCCTCGCCGTTCGCGAGGGAGTTCGATCCGTCGGCCGTGCCCCGGATCCGTTCGCAGGGACCGGGCGGACCGGAAGCGGAGTTCGGGTCGACCGTGTGGCTGGACCGGCTCGCCGGTAGCGGGCAGCTCTACACCTCCGACGGCGACCCCAGGCGGATCTCGTACCCGCGGGGCGACGA